The Rhodothermales bacterium sequence GCAGCCAGTCACCCCGGAGGTTATCCGGGGTGACTGGCTGCCGGTCGATTACATCGCGAAGCAGTAGAAATACCCGTTCCCGCCGGTGCCTACCAGGTTTTCCTGGCTGCAGCCGCGGGAGCCGTGGGCGGCGTTCCAGGACGTCGGGTTGTCGCCGCCGCCGACGCGGTCGTGGTGGCCGACCTGGGCGCTGCCTTCGCCGTTGCTGGTCCAGTTGCCGCAGGTGTGGTCGCCTTCGGCGAAAACCGTCCCGTCGAGCTGCGAGCCGGTGATGATGTCGTGCTGGTTCGGCGTATCGCCGCGGCCATTAACCATCATCCCTTTTTCGGTGAGCGAGTTCTCTTTGCTCAGCTTGTTGTTTTCGCTGTGGAGGTCCGCCACGCTCGTCGCCACGACGACGCTTTTGACATTCATCCACGGGCCGGCTCCTATGCGGTCGCGGGCGTTGACGGCCGGCTGGCCGTCGGCGGCGTGGGCGCTGAGGTAGGCATGCCAGGTTTTGTCGCCCGCACCGGCGGCGGCGGCGAGCGTCTGGCATTGGGCGTCGGCGCCGGCGAGGCCGCCGAGGTTGGCGCCGTCACCCGAGCCGACGCTGGTGATGAAGAACCCCATGTCGGCGGGGTTGAGATCGGACACCTCGGCCACGGTCGTGGACGGCGTCGTTTCGGATGCGGCGGGGGTCCGCGCTTCGCCGCAGGCCTGGAGTATGCCGGCGAGGAGGAGCAGGGCGATTGGGAAATACGAGTGTGTTCGGTTCATTGTTCGTACGGTTGAGTGATAGAGAGCGAAACCATTGGTTCAAGATAGGCATGTCCGAAATAGTGTGCAGGATTTCGGTTTGGATCGCACGTCGTTCCGCATTTGTGCCGTTCGTCCCTGTGAAGAGGCCATCCAGCACATGGGCGGCTCATTTGCCGGAGGGCCGGTGTATATACCGCATGCATGCCCGATTCTGAATGACCACCATGACCCGTACATCTTCCCCACCCCCGCGACCTGCGATCGCGCCGACGCTATCTACGCGCTGGCGCTGGATAGAGGGGGGATTGCTCGTGCTTTTCTGGGGGACATTCGCCCTGCTCGCCATCGGGCGCGAGGCCTTTAATCCGCACTTCGGCGGATCGAGCGGGCTGCACGAGGGGGAGGCATTATACATGTTTTTGGAAAACATGGTTTGGGCGTCTATGACGCCGGTGGTGTTCTGGATCAGTACTCGACTCTTTCCGGACCGGATCGGCTGGTTGCGAACAATCCTCGGCGCCGCCGGCACGGGCGTGACGATGGCCATCGTGGTGGATATGATCGACCATATGTTGTGGAACGGGATCGTCGCCGGCCGGCAGGATCGCCCGTTATCCATCGTCTACATCCTCAGCAATTTTCATTTCCTGACCGAATTTTTTGTCTATACGGTCGTACTCATCGCCGGCTACGCGCGGGCCTACTTCCTCCGCTCGCAGGAACACCTCAAGGAAGCCATCCAGCTCCGCGTGGATGCGGCCCGTCTCCAGACGCACCTCGCCGAGGCCCGCCTGCGCGCCCTCCGAATGCAGATCAATCCGCACTTTTTGTTTAATACGCTCCACGTGATTTCCGACCATTTCGAGGAAGATCCCCGCGCCGCGCGGCGGATGATCGCCCGTCTGAGCGAAATCCTTCGTTACACGTTCGAAGGGACGGAGACCCGTGAGGTGCCCCTCTCCAACGAGCTTCGGTTTCTGGATGGGTACCTTGATATCCAGCGGTTCCGCTTCGAGGATCGCCTCGCGGTTAACCTGGACATCGCGCCGGAGGCCATGGAGGCGCTTGTGCCCACCCTCATCCTTCAACCCCTTGTCGAAAACGCCATCAAACATGGCGTCAGCCAGATCGAAGGCCCGGGCGTGATCACGATTCGCGCCTGGCGGGACGACGAGCAGCTGCATTTGCGTGTCGCCGACAACGGGCCAGGGGTGACGAAGCGAGAAGACAACGGCGGGCGCGGCGCATCCGGCGGTATTGGACTGCGTAACACGCGGGAGCGCCTTGAAACTTTGTACGGGACGCGCCAGCAGTTCACCGCCGAGTCCGCACCCGGCGGAGGGTTTGTCGCCCGCATCGTGTTGCCCTATCACACCAGCAGCGACTACTTTTTGGAGTCGGCGGATGAGGACGAATGATCCCTATGCACGAAGTTACCCCTTCCGCACCGCATACACCCCCCCGCCCGACGATCCGTGTGCTGGTCGTAGACGACGAGCCGGGCGCCCGCCGGCGGGTAGAGCGCCTCATCAAACGCGAGGCAGACGTCATCCTGGTCGACAGCGTGGGCACGGGCCGCGAAGCGCTGGCGGCAATTGCCGAGCACACCCCGGATCTCGTATTTCTGGATGTTCAGATGCCGATGATGACCGGCATCGAAGTCGTGCGCAACCTGCCGGCGGATCGTGCGCCGGCGATCATCTTCGTTACCGCGTTCGACCAGTACGCCGTCAAAGCCTTCGAGCTGGCCGCGCTCGACTATCTCCTCAAGCCCTTTGACGACGAGCGCTTCGAACAAGCCCTGGCGCGGGCGAGGAAGGCGCTTTCGGGATCGGAGGAGGGTCGGTTGGCCGAAAAGCTGGCGGCCATGTTGCAGGCCTTCGAGGGCGCGGCCAGGCGACCGGCGCCGCCGCGGTACATGGAGCGCATCGCCGTCGAGCTCCGCGGCCAGCTCCGCATCGTGCCCGTCGAGCAGATCGATTACATCAACGCGAGCGGCAACTACGCGTATCTCAACGTAGGCGAAGAAAAGCTGCTCGTCCGCGAGCAGATGCAGGTGCTCGAGGAGCGCCTGCCGCCCGACATCTTCTTCCGCATCCACCGCAGCTCGATCGTCCGCCTGAACGAGATCGAGCGCCTGATCAGCAATCCGGGCGGCGACTACGCCGTGCGGCTTCGCAGCGGCATGCTTCTCAAGGTGAGTCGCAACCGATGGGGCGAACTCGGGCTCCGGCTCGGCATCCAGTCCGCCGCCGGCGACGGGGCCGTTTGAGCGCCATCGCGTCCCCGTGCGTCTCAGCGCCCCCCGTGCCGTTTGTCCCCGGCCGCTTCTCCCCCCTTATCGTCCTTAATGCCCTATCGCAGCGAACGCCCCCGACCCGACCATCAACCGGTTCGACTACAACCTGAAGTGGAATAACCTGACCGAAACCGGCGGGCTGGTCGTGTCGGAAAACGTCAAGATCCAGCTTGAGCTGGCGTTGGATCAGGTGGCGACGGCTGGGCAGTAAGCGCGATGTAGCCGAATTGGGAGACACGTGGTGAGGAAATGACGGCGCCGGCCGGCGTGCGCAACCTCGCCCCGGTGGGCGGCGGCTTCGGCGGCATCCTGTGGGGTAGCGCCGGCCTGCCACCAGACGATCGCCTCGGGCGTGGTGGTTAGAGGCTTTGGCGGGGGGCAATCGCCGGCCGTCGGCAAGGTGATCGATACCCAGGTGTCGTACACCGTCCCGCTCGCCCTCGGGGTGTTCGACGAGGTCCACGCCCCGCACGCCGCCCGGCTCCTCGCCGAGAGCGTGAGGCGCGAAAACACCGACGACAGCGGGGCCAGCCGGCCGGCGTATTCGCTCATGACAGGCTTC is a genomic window containing:
- a CDS encoding histidine kinase, whose translation is MTRTSSPPPRPAIAPTLSTRWRWIEGGLLVLFWGTFALLAIGREAFNPHFGGSSGLHEGEALYMFLENMVWASMTPVVFWISTRLFPDRIGWLRTILGAAGTGVTMAIVVDMIDHMLWNGIVAGRQDRPLSIVYILSNFHFLTEFFVYTVVLIAGYARAYFLRSQEHLKEAIQLRVDAARLQTHLAEARLRALRMQINPHFLFNTLHVISDHFEEDPRAARRMIARLSEILRYTFEGTETREVPLSNELRFLDGYLDIQRFRFEDRLAVNLDIAPEAMEALVPTLILQPLVENAIKHGVSQIEGPGVITIRAWRDDEQLHLRVADNGPGVTKREDNGGRGASGGIGLRNTRERLETLYGTRQQFTAESAPGGGFVARIVLPYHTSSDYFLESADEDE
- a CDS encoding LytTR family DNA-binding domain-containing protein, encoding MHEVTPSAPHTPPRPTIRVLVVDDEPGARRRVERLIKREADVILVDSVGTGREALAAIAEHTPDLVFLDVQMPMMTGIEVVRNLPADRAPAIIFVTAFDQYAVKAFELAALDYLLKPFDDERFEQALARARKALSGSEEGRLAEKLAAMLQAFEGAARRPAPPRYMERIAVELRGQLRIVPVEQIDYINASGNYAYLNVGEEKLLVREQMQVLEERLPPDIFFRIHRSSIVRLNEIERLISNPGGDYAVRLRSGMLLKVSRNRWGELGLRLGIQSAAGDGAV